The Manduca sexta isolate Smith_Timp_Sample1 chromosome 24, JHU_Msex_v1.0, whole genome shotgun sequence nucleotide sequence GTCAACAAGTTCAAAAAGTTGTTAACTTGAGAATTTTATCAAGATAAAGCTCCTAGAAATATGAGCGATGGGACTTTCGATTCGGAATGacttttaaagaaatttatctCGAGGATTTAAATTGCAATTGTTATTAACCAATTAAAATCAAGAAAACAGAAATTTCGTTTTCCtttaaaaactattcatatttaagttattttttttatatttccttcaaaaatcatttttgatcTTTTTGACTAGGTTATCCATGGAAAATATGATCAATATCACAACTGTGCTACTAAAATGTGATGtagttattatagtatattttataataatatattttttataaggtgAATTTGGCTGTTTGATTGGTGGTGTTTTAGCAGAGTATAAGTGcacacatttatataataatttaaaaactgagtgatttaagtaattttatttttatataacaaaatatattattattagaaatgaattgttattatttatttattcaataaaataaatcgtttttatcAGCATCATTTTGTTGTACCTTTGTAATACATATCTTAATATATCCACGGTGGTGTCTTGCTATTTGCAGTCACTGAACTAAATGTACTCCTTTACTACTATGAGGGTTTTTTCGGTTAGTTAATTTGGAAGACTTCATAGCCAAACTGCCTTTTTTATTCgtggagaaagtcccttattactaccgcccagccttcgtgggggggcgactgagcaaTTAtactggggtaaccgtgccttgcGACCGGATTTTATGActaccttcgggcgaccgccgggccgagtccctaactctatgtacaactaacctacgcacggcctaccagctaaaactccgcggtggccctcttcggcgtattagggacggctgcgggcttcctctgacggaagtgtataagccttcgtccgcagccgcctcTGCGCGATGCCGCCTTGCAGCCCGTCTCCAATTGGGTGCTCGTCGCcctccatcccggggtcaaacgaaaaatgtgtaaaaaaatgcacagaaatgccccctgctgcccgccgacgacccccatcgtggcccctattagtcgcctcttacgacaggcaggggaaaaagtggtggaattctccaaacgaccccattccacagggcggatagCCAAACTGACTaacttaacttttttaatatacatctaaaaaataagttttctcATGAAAGATCAGATTGCTATATTATCGGCTTAGCGGCATTTAAAAGATTACATACCGTTAAACcgataatataacaatacacaTCTAAATTCCTAGACAGAGATATGTGCTTCAGGGGCGGGATTTCAACCAACCATCTTTGTCTCTGTAGTCTTATTTGCTACCCACTAGGCTAtcgcaataaaataattgctaAACTAATACGATTTAAGCGAATAcatatttggatattttaaaaagagcgCGTTCATACATCTGTCGGTGCACGATCGTACGACGGTCGCATCGACTATAGCCTatccataaaataaatcaatgttgCCATACAATTTAGACATCTGTGTGGTAttgaaataagaaatattgtatGATGTACTAAAATCATCGAATtgataacttattattttaccCAACTCGGTAGGTACACTAGAACTTCACGTACATTTCAATCCAATACCTCTCTGTTGGGAAAAAGttgaatattcaatttatataaaattaccgatgaatcatattatttaataataaaatccattatttatatttactttatttttgataCATAATAACACTAAAGCAATATAAGACTTATTgttggaaatatattataagttagtGTTGCCAGTTCACTACTATTGAAACTAAAGCTATGATATAAGAGTTCGAGAAAATGACGAAACGGTTATACTTAATAAGAATATCTaactatctataaaataaataagtaaacccaatttttttttgctcgtCTTAGCGAGAGCACTCCGCGGCGTGCCGCACTACTGAATGCATCAAACTGCCCATATGGACACATATTATAAGTATGCTGCTTCTAATGCTTAATAATACCCGAAGAATAAAAAGATTTTCATTATACTGCATGATTACATACCTacttagattttaaaaaaatatttccgatCCCTGGGTAGCTATGCGACTTTTATAGGTAAACTTAGGTAGATATTATTGGCCTACAATTTAACGTTGTTGTACTAGATTGAAGCGGCATCACAAACCACTGAATAATATTATCCAGCTAAATGAACACCTATAAATACAATGGACGTCGCTTTAATTTAGCTACTactgttatcgattttctcatgTCCATCTACTAGAGGACCATATTCATAGTCCAGTCAATAGACCGTTTGACTATGTTAAATTATAcgaatgttgtttttattaaacataaattattgtcatttaaTGACACGCCCAAAATATCAGTGCGTTAACGtacaaaacatatatattaataaaactgccgttaaaataaaaaaacgttatgtatttttttatttcaaatttgagTTAAATGCATAATGGTAATCAATAGAGAAAGATATACAATCTCAAGATAATTTTATGTCTCCgttcattttattaccaatgGATGCATATTTTTTGTGGAAACGTGACGACTAAAGAGTGGTATGGATCACATAACCCTAGGTTATaaagttacatatttaaaaacctatcataattaatattattgctaCTATTgcttgtaaaaatgtttggatatttgtataaaataaacgcagaaatagctgaaggaatttgtataaaatttagcACCTGAATagactatcccccttattcatagacgataGTTATCGAAGtgcggagcattgctgtgataacaagtgtGTTTCTCTGTGCTGttggcatggcagccttcgcagtgcgtagatatagggccATTGTTATTGGCTCATATttagatacaacttgaatctaccACGCACAACGGCCCAACCttctacgggctaagtgcggaaaaagaagcccctcaacatagaacatggaccaacttgaatctagtaggctgtcagataaacaaaactgaagaAACAGCaaactgtcaaataaataaagctgagaaaaagatttgttatcacagcaatgctaagtccttagataaataatgtctatgaataaaggggtatGTACAATATACAATTCACTTAAAGGCTAGTTttaatcccggtaatttgctctcatAGGAAATAGAGTAAACCCCGCTTAAGACTATTTTGAATGGCCCAGCCAGGTCGAGACAATTAGCCCCACTTTTCTTGCTTTGCCACTATGGCATTTTTTTCCCTTGAAGACATGGGATTTAAGTACCCggctttaatttaaaaaataaaccgaaTTAGGTCGCGTTCAAATGTTTTTCGGTTTATAATCCTCAGTTAACACGCGTGTACAGGTGGCTTATTAAATGGAAAAATGTATCGTATTAAGCGTGATAAAATGTATTGCAAGGACTGACGTAAAACAGCATATTATGCGAGATACTATTAAGCTtgtttaactatatttttagtttactacatattttaaatatgtggtGCTATCGTCATTTAGATGGTAATATAGAACGCATCAGCGATTAAGTTGAGCTAGCTTAGTATAAAgttgttttcttatttttatatcgaaaaaGTACACAGTAGGGTTATCATTGTAAAAGGTATTATAGGTAAAGGAAAGGACCTACACGCGGGGAAAGCCGCGGGCATTACatagtttttcataaaaaatattctatcggTTGAGGCAACGACTATAAATAAGTCATCGTACCTACGCAGAATCTACAGCGTTCCAATCTAcgatctatataatatatatctatagaGGCTTGTAGTACGTACAAActacaaagtatatttatttactttattagcACAAGGTGGTCGGGTCGCCTCGTGCATTTGGATTGCAAAATGAACCAGCGTAGGGTGTGAgtgataaattttaaacattagggtgtagcaaaatataaatttgcttgGAGTTCCGACGTATTATGTGTTTCGGTACTACATAAAATGGAACGGACTCTTAggccattttgacattaaaGAGATCTGAAAATGTCAAAGTTCATCCGTGGCGATGATGGTGGATTGTGTTttgtgattatatatttttaaatgaattatagtTGTGATGTTAAATGGATTGTATGTGAGAGTTGCTGTTTCCACTAATTAGGAGGTGCGCTcttggtaaatatttaatttaatttattttatcttagatGTATTAATAAACCAAATGCAAATCCATGTTATTTCTCTAACAATTAATATGCTTTAGATATTTGGTAATTGGATTTTACCTCAGTATATGCCAAGATGACGTGCATATATTTGTTGTAATAGTCTTATTTATGAATAACCCTTAAATCTATTtagtggaaaataaaaaagctgtATTTCGTCATTgtcaaaaaatatgtaattttaataaaactaacaaagCAGATACAATTTAGTAACTGTAAAATTTTAGCAATGACCAGACCCATATATACTCCACATACAGATTGAATTTTTTGTCATAGGgtgagtatttaaaaaaaaaaacatttgtttcaGAACACAACCTATTAGTATGCAGTGaagtatgaaaaattaattaagatGTTAATAAAGGAGTACAGGATACCTCTACCTTTAACGGTAGAGGAGTATAGGATTGCCCAGCTTTACATGATTGCTAAGAAAAGTAGAGAAGAAAGTTCTGGAGAAGGTAGTGGAGTGGAAATTCTTATAAACGAACCTTATGAAGATGGTCCTGGAGGTAAAGGTCagtatacacaaaaaatataccatgTTGGCAGCCATTTACCTGGATGGTTTAAGAGCTTGCTTCCAAAATCAGCTCTTACTGTATCAGAAGAAGCTTGGAATGCCTATCCCTACACAAAAACCAGGTACACATGTCCTTTTGTTGAGAAATTTTCATTAGAAATAGAAACCTACTATTATGCCGACAATGGCCACCAAGAAAATGTCTTCAAGTTAAGTGGAAGTGACTTAAAAAATAGAATAGTTGATATTATAGATGTTGTGAAGGATCAACTTTATGGTGCAGATTATGTAAAGGAAGAGGATCCAAAGTTGTTTGTGTCACAAAAATGTAACAGAGGTCCTTTAAGTGATAATTGGCTAGAGGACTATTGGATGGAGGTGCAGGGTAGATCTCAACCACTGCCCAATGGAAAATCTCTCATGTGTGCCTATAAGCTCTGTAGAGTTGAATTCAGATATTGGGGCATGCAgacaaaattagaaaaatttataCATGATGTTGCATTACGAAAAACTATGCTGAGAGCTCACCGTCAAGCTTGGGCATGGCAAGACGAGTGGCATGGTTTAACCATGGATGATATAAGAGAAATAGAAAGGCAAACTCAATTGGCATTACAGAAAAAGATGGGTGGTGAGTCTTATGAAGAGCAAGACCTCTCTGAAGAAAATTCAAAAACACTTGCTGCTACAATGAGCAGCCTGGAGAAGAATGAAGATATCAACACTCCATTAACTACCAAGAAGAATAATGCTGAGAAGAGAGTTCAAAAGCATATTTCTCCTGAAAACACACCACCATCAGAGCGTATCACAATTACCAAAACAAATCTTCGATCTTCATCATCTGGATCTATTAAAAGCTTACAGGCTCAAGCAGCTAACTGGAGGATGGAAACTCTCGTAAGAGAATCTGAAACAGAGACTGGTTCAGAGGATGAATTTTATGATTGTGAATCTTCATTCAACAAATGGTCTTCAATGTGTTCTTTAGACGAAGCTGATATTGATATATCTCCAACACAGGCAGAGCAGGGTCAGGAAGACAGTATTTTTAACCCTACTTTCTTAAAAAGGGTAACTTCAGAAAGGGGTTCTCGTAGAATGGCCACTTTACAGAGTCATCACAGTATTGATGGATGCCCAGAGACCCCAGTACACAGTTCATGTGCTACTACTGTTTTGATTCTTGTTTTTCATGCTGGCAGTGTTTTAGATGCAAATGTTGATATGACAGCTAAGAAATCTGATGTAACCACATTTAAAGGTGCTTTTGAATCTGTGATGCGTCAACATTACCCAACCCTTGTAGGACACGtatcaataaaattagtttcatgTCCTTCTATTTGTACAGAGGCCCTGGGTATTTTATCAACTTTGAGCCCATACAGCTTTGACTGTTCACCATCAACTATGGAAACACCTTCACTGACAAATGATCTCATACCAATTGGTGCTATACCCCTAATTGCAACAACTTCACTGGATTATACAGATGCAGTTACAAAAACTATTAATGCGGCCAATGCAGCCTACACTGAGTTTCTAAAATCAGAAGACGGAAAAGGTTTTAATGGCCAAGTTTGTTTTGTAGGTGACAGCATGGGCTCAGTATTAGCATATGATGCACTTATAAGAACTTTACAGTATCAGTCGCGACATGACAGTGAAAATAGTATTTTGGATACTGAAATTACTATACCCAATGACCCTACAGAGccacattatttaaataaatcacattTACAAGCTCCTACACCAAGAAGGCGTTCTTCATCTACAAGTGATAATCACATAAAGTTTGAGTTTGAGGTCAGTGATTTCTTTACATTTGGAAGTCCACTGTCTTTAATATTGGCATCAAGAAAGATGTCTGATGACAAAAGTCGTGATATTACAAAGCCACCTGTACAGCAaatgtacaatttatttcatCCCACAGACCCTATCGCATCGCGACTAGAGCCGTTGTTATCGGCGAGATTTACAAACTTACCTCCAATAAATGTGGCCAGGTATACCAAATATCCGCTAGGTAATGGCCAACCATATC carries:
- the LOC115453060 gene encoding protein retinal degeneration B, with product MLIKEYRIPLPLTVEEYRIAQLYMIAKKSREESSGEGSGVEILINEPYEDGPGGKGQYTQKIYHVGSHLPGWFKSLLPKSALTVSEEAWNAYPYTKTRYTCPFVEKFSLEIETYYYADNGHQENVFKLSGSDLKNRIVDIIDVVKDQLYGADYVKEEDPKLFVSQKCNRGPLSDNWLEDYWMEVQGRSQPLPNGKSLMCAYKLCRVEFRYWGMQTKLEKFIHDVALRKTMLRAHRQAWAWQDEWHGLTMDDIREIERQTQLALQKKMGGESYEEQDLSEENSKTLAATMSSLEKNEDINTPLTTKKNNAEKRVQKHISPENTPPSERITITKTNLRSSSSGSIKSLQAQAANWRMETLVRESETETGSEDEFYDCESSFNKWSSMCSLDEADIDISPTQAEQGQEDSIFNPTFLKRVTSERGSRRMATLQSHHSIDGCPETPVHSSCATTVLILVFHAGSVLDANVDMTAKKSDVTTFKGAFESVMRQHYPTLVGHVSIKLVSCPSICTEALGILSTLSPYSFDCSPSTMETPSLTNDLIPIGAIPLIATTSLDYTDAVTKTINAANAAYTEFLKSEDGKGFNGQVCFVGDSMGSVLAYDALIRTLQYQSRHDSENSILDTEITIPNDPTEPHYLNKSHLQAPTPRRRSSSTSDNHIKFEFEVSDFFTFGSPLSLILASRKMSDDKSRDITKPPVQQMYNLFHPTDPIASRLEPLLSARFTNLPPINVARYTKYPLGNGQPYHLMELIQSHPQLFGDHLQMPPTPILRRLSEASVQSTVSGLVDNIPLITMNALQQKWWGSKRLDYALYCPEGLANFPTNALPHLFHASYWESSDVIAFILRQIGHFDLALYGHAEDKECPMFKPGQEREKWMRKRTSVKLKNVAANHRANDVIVKEGSPQTFTARFMYGPLDMITLTGEKVDIYMMKDPPAGEWNLLSTVVTDKTGRISYTLTERQSVSCGIYPVRAVVRGDHTCCNFHLSVVPPQTECIVFSIDGSFTASVSVTGRDPKVRAGAVDVVRFWQDLGYLILYITGRPDMQQRKVISWLAEHNFPHGLVFFSDGFSTDPLGHKAAHLSSLINEHGVLLHAAYGSGKDITVYHSCGLAPRQIYAIGRISKKYSNMATTLSDGYASHLADLKQPGAVRAARGNARLLVPRRLLAPVSSTSAPRGRR